Proteins from a single region of Acidianus ambivalens:
- a CDS encoding peptide-N4-asparagine amidase, with product MNKKKIIPIMSSLLFFVLLFSLVVPSTAETSSTTIIYKPLFPLNMTISKSAIPFTQDPEFYSFEAYHIIPPNVTPIVVTIAKNLIFNDTGLKPYYERVYIPPGNYSLEILNVTIREFNGTQYDRCAYVYANGIPIFWGSTQEINNSTAEADVTLFENLLQGNVTFELVIQNYYDAKIGITGLYEMNVTLYLYPGQKPQGLPNGFIPIFVNSTCEHICYNYSYVILYPGMPARTQEIQIPNGTYRMMALIYEKGGGNDEFWYACEPATRPILVYYDNLLAGVVNPYETIYTGGIDLFYWKPLTSINTLSFHSPYIIDLTPFLALGNKANITVCVYNLITAYEITQSMAHDWDIAGVILLWVNESNPMICGKLNVAKHEFIDSGPMFFPVFFGECYLEDGHYYLDYSAELKFEHGMENSQVIQKGFYCARQKLTEVYEYAFLDENFMEKAVESGMYNATLCYDVNYPITLNFDTVAVPITNPHVIPFNLTYEQNGTISLGLDYYMKWTFGDYCHEVNTTESLYSVGGFGGIIEIINSYGGAVLVKLSSNYAMTVKNLTSTWLVNGKGFKETFSAEGLQNSTVNFNGYYAYVKESFSSIGSSDPPAQYDIANEIIQIINNKILELEI from the coding sequence ATGAATAAGAAGAAAATAATTCCAATAATGTCTTCCCTCTTATTTTTTGTCCTTCTATTTTCATTAGTAGTTCCAAGCACGGCAGAGACTAGTAGTACTACTATTATTTATAAGCCATTATTTCCGTTAAATATGACAATATCTAAGTCCGCAATACCATTTACACAAGATCCAGAATTTTACTCATTTGAGGCATATCATATAATTCCTCCAAATGTAACTCCTATAGTAGTGACTATAGCTAAAAACCTAATATTTAACGACACTGGACTTAAACCTTATTATGAAAGGGTTTACATACCCCCAGGAAATTACAGCCTGGAAATACTTAATGTTACAATAAGGGAGTTTAATGGGACACAATATGATAGGTGTGCTTATGTTTACGCTAATGGTATACCAATATTCTGGGGTTCAACTCAGGAAATTAATAACTCCACAGCGGAGGCTGATGTAACTTTATTCGAGAATCTGTTACAAGGTAACGTAACTTTTGAACTAGTAATCCAGAATTATTACGATGCTAAGATAGGAATTACTGGATTATATGAAATGAACGTTACACTCTACTTATATCCTGGTCAGAAACCTCAAGGCTTACCTAACGGATTCATACCAATATTTGTTAATTCCACATGCGAACATATTTGCTATAATTATTCTTACGTTATACTCTATCCAGGAATGCCTGCAAGAACCCAAGAAATTCAAATACCTAACGGAACTTACAGAATGATGGCACTAATTTATGAAAAAGGAGGAGGGAATGACGAATTCTGGTATGCTTGTGAACCCGCAACTAGGCCAATTCTAGTATACTATGATAACTTGCTTGCTGGAGTAGTTAATCCGTATGAGACAATATATACTGGTGGAATAGATTTATTCTATTGGAAGCCGTTAACCTCTATAAATACTTTGTCCTTCCATTCGCCGTACATAATAGATTTGACACCATTCTTAGCTCTTGGTAACAAGGCAAATATTACGGTATGTGTTTATAATTTAATTACAGCTTATGAAATAACCCAGTCTATGGCTCACGATTGGGACATTGCAGGCGTAATCTTATTATGGGTAAATGAAAGCAATCCAATGATTTGCGGAAAATTGAACGTTGCAAAGCACGAGTTTATTGACTCAGGCCCAATGTTCTTCCCAGTATTCTTTGGAGAATGTTACCTAGAAGATGGGCATTACTATTTAGACTATTCTGCTGAATTGAAATTTGAACATGGAATGGAGAATTCTCAAGTAATTCAAAAAGGATTTTACTGTGCAAGACAAAAACTTACAGAAGTCTATGAATATGCTTTCTTAGATGAGAATTTCATGGAGAAAGCTGTAGAAAGCGGTATGTATAATGCTACGCTCTGCTATGACGTAAATTATCCTATTACTCTTAACTTTGACACCGTAGCCGTTCCTATAACTAATCCTCACGTAATTCCATTCAATCTAACTTACGAGCAAAACGGTACGATATCATTAGGGTTAGATTATTATATGAAATGGACATTTGGAGATTACTGCCACGAGGTTAATACTACAGAAAGCCTATACAGTGTAGGAGGGTTTGGAGGAATTATAGAAATAATAAATAGTTATGGAGGGGCAGTTCTAGTTAAGCTATCTTCAAACTATGCTATGACAGTAAAGAACTTGACTTCAACTTGGCTTGTTAACGGTAAAGGATTCAAAGAGACTTTCTCAGCAGAAGGGTTGCAAAATAGTACCGTAAACTTTAACGGTTATTATGCATACGTGAAGGAGTCCTTCAGCAGTATAGGTTCTTCAGATCCACCGGCTCAATATGACATAGCTAACGAAATAATTCAAATAATTAATAATAAGATACTTGAGTTAGAAATTTAA
- a CDS encoding S53 family peptidase has product MKSALVFLLVFIIFLSSVTGSIEIVYSQTAKDCYIAPNITGTPLGKLPSNTPIYINIFIPPKNMNELLLLIQEEYHDQIHLSRQQIINEFGDQQRINEISSYLKSNGFNVVFTTPFSLMAEAPACKVNALFGTQLYLYKNGQEIFYKPYNNPNIPSVLQNVIIGGLTNYTTVKTQYLILGKLVDGVLKPTNSSRQVPLGLNFAYTMYSPQDLEGAYNVTGPEGRNVTVAIIDAWGDPLICQDIQEFDQEFHLPPANLTIVPIGPYEPLFGLFTGWYGEVALDVEAVHAMAPYAHIELVLSHGCLFCDILQAIIYVVSADNAQVVDMSFGAPENEFTASGMYAYYRGVPLVNYPLVNYYFELGSAEGITFIGASGDQGAYEGTYTTFGGVVFPSSSPFVLSVGGTSLYPQITSGYIATMNSTAVYGYENAWSVLPQYLGLGTSTVASGGGYSTFFPAPYWQASITKSDTRATPDVSADANPYTGFITVVLGTKEVIGGTSLSTQLWGGVIADIDSYIGHPLGLVAPILYSIYENSTLYQEAFHEVTQGFNGKYLAHAGYNLVTGLGTPNVGVLEKVIKEYLSFHPELEISLSTCESGFTMPWYCYCTTFRIVAEISYPNGTIVTNGSFNAYIYTLKGFLASVPLKYNGTYWVGNFTISKGDPTNCWTIVVNGTAGGLSGISQVDVDVGYSFNIISPPETVIPVNAPVSFCVCIYNPQGQPVTNTTVTMTMMYHGKVVSVTPLVYTGHYGDYSGTLILLYPQPQGTYIIEANSTYGYAYEWEYFGLVVYGAVIPPINDGMTSAYPGENITVLGYIFNPCLQGVFTAKAYAELVSLNGQVIEKVPMTLAPDTTILGVYNLFGFHIANITIPSNVTPGYYKVIVTSCLPAVFGPSYGNFTTFIYISNSGLSYQVRSVSEVYEGQYIKVFANITYSNGTEVKYGEFTAGFIPTELNFEQLLVEFYAGVPMQYNSTLGEWETIYQIPSILSEQCTIYEGAPTQSLSGFWDVVIEGTSSTGDNVITNYSYFNVLPYTYIGSKIITPQNATKVPLIVFNGTNYILQGIYSPSITIECLHGLIIECSEVGSVYAVNSTLVVEKSQLTLIHAISSSLCLIQDIIGHVTNASPLNLVKSNATLISTIIEDSKYAFNITCSKVNLEGVYYKNVIEVTNLPTPTIVSYSPVNVTTPSTTIQFNISGKNLKVIGAYIDDKSVSFSSSSTYNSILVTIPFNASVEPSGAYYVTIEVCDGLKYNLSAIIFNSYHEVEEAKVSTSLFSNISSISTSLSHEISSVSASSTDGEILGSIGIVLGLIAILLFVFRGRGEKK; this is encoded by the coding sequence ATGAAAAGTGCATTAGTCTTTCTGTTAGTCTTTATAATATTTTTAAGTAGTGTAACAGGAAGTATTGAAATAGTTTATTCACAAACTGCTAAGGACTGTTATATTGCTCCAAACATTACTGGTACGCCATTAGGTAAGCTTCCTTCAAATACTCCTATCTATATAAATATATTTATACCACCAAAGAATATGAATGAATTATTACTTTTAATACAGGAAGAGTATCACGACCAGATACATTTAAGTAGACAACAGATAATAAATGAATTTGGAGACCAACAGAGAATTAATGAAATTTCATCCTATTTGAAATCTAACGGATTTAACGTGGTATTTACTACTCCGTTCTCCTTAATGGCAGAAGCACCGGCATGTAAGGTTAACGCGTTATTTGGAACTCAGCTTTACTTATATAAAAATGGACAAGAAATATTTTATAAGCCATATAATAATCCTAATATTCCTTCTGTCCTTCAAAATGTCATAATAGGTGGTTTAACTAATTATACTACAGTAAAAACTCAGTATTTAATCCTAGGAAAATTAGTCGACGGAGTCTTAAAGCCTACTAACTCATCTAGACAAGTTCCATTAGGCTTGAATTTTGCCTATACTATGTATTCTCCACAAGATCTTGAAGGAGCTTATAACGTTACTGGTCCAGAAGGTAGGAATGTTACTGTGGCAATTATTGATGCTTGGGGAGACCCACTAATCTGTCAAGATATTCAAGAATTTGATCAAGAATTTCACTTACCTCCTGCCAATTTAACCATAGTTCCTATAGGTCCATATGAGCCACTATTTGGATTATTTACTGGTTGGTACGGTGAAGTGGCATTAGATGTAGAAGCAGTTCACGCAATGGCTCCATACGCTCATATAGAGCTTGTTTTATCTCATGGATGTCTCTTCTGCGATATTCTTCAAGCTATAATATACGTAGTTTCTGCAGATAATGCACAAGTAGTAGACATGAGCTTTGGAGCTCCAGAGAACGAATTTACAGCTAGCGGAATGTATGCGTACTATAGAGGAGTTCCTCTAGTCAATTATCCCTTAGTAAATTATTACTTTGAACTAGGTAGTGCAGAAGGGATAACCTTTATAGGAGCCTCTGGCGATCAAGGTGCCTATGAAGGAACTTACACAACTTTTGGAGGAGTAGTATTTCCGTCTTCATCACCTTTTGTATTATCAGTTGGGGGTACTTCATTATATCCGCAAATAACTTCTGGTTACATTGCCACAATGAATTCCACAGCAGTTTATGGTTACGAAAATGCTTGGAGTGTGTTACCGCAGTATTTAGGTTTAGGTACTTCAACTGTAGCTTCAGGCGGAGGTTATAGTACCTTCTTCCCAGCTCCTTACTGGCAGGCTTCTATTACTAAATCAGATACCAGGGCAACTCCAGATGTATCTGCTGACGCTAATCCTTATACTGGGTTTATAACCGTAGTACTGGGTACTAAAGAGGTAATTGGAGGTACTAGTTTATCTACCCAGCTATGGGGTGGTGTAATAGCAGATATTGATTCCTACATAGGCCATCCATTAGGGCTAGTTGCTCCAATTCTTTATTCTATATATGAGAATTCTACGCTTTACCAAGAGGCCTTCCACGAGGTTACTCAAGGATTTAATGGTAAGTATTTAGCTCATGCAGGCTATAACTTAGTTACTGGATTAGGTACGCCTAATGTAGGTGTTCTAGAAAAAGTAATAAAGGAATACCTAAGTTTTCATCCAGAATTGGAAATTTCATTAAGTACCTGCGAATCTGGTTTTACTATGCCTTGGTATTGTTATTGTACTACTTTCCGTATAGTGGCTGAGATAAGTTATCCGAACGGCACAATAGTAACTAATGGCTCCTTTAATGCTTATATTTACACTCTTAAAGGATTCTTGGCTAGTGTACCTTTAAAGTATAATGGAACTTATTGGGTAGGTAATTTTACAATAAGCAAAGGAGACCCTACGAACTGTTGGACTATAGTAGTTAACGGAACTGCAGGAGGATTATCCGGAATATCTCAAGTTGACGTCGACGTAGGTTACTCTTTTAATATAATATCTCCTCCAGAGACCGTAATACCCGTTAACGCCCCCGTTAGCTTTTGTGTATGTATTTATAATCCACAAGGTCAACCGGTTACTAATACTACTGTTACTATGACAATGATGTACCACGGCAAGGTAGTTTCGGTTACTCCTTTAGTCTATACTGGTCATTACGGTGATTATAGTGGAACTCTTATATTGTTATATCCTCAGCCCCAAGGCACATATATTATTGAAGCCAATAGCACTTACGGTTATGCGTATGAATGGGAGTATTTTGGCCTAGTTGTTTACGGTGCTGTAATTCCTCCAATAAACGATGGAATGACTTCTGCCTATCCTGGTGAAAATATTACAGTATTAGGTTATATTTTCAATCCTTGTTTACAAGGTGTATTTACTGCAAAAGCTTATGCAGAATTAGTTTCGCTTAATGGGCAAGTAATAGAGAAAGTTCCTATGACTTTAGCGCCAGATACAACAATTTTAGGAGTTTATAATCTATTCGGTTTCCACATAGCGAATATTACGATTCCTAGCAATGTTACTCCCGGTTATTATAAAGTAATAGTAACTTCTTGCTTGCCTGCAGTATTTGGTCCAAGCTATGGTAACTTCACAACTTTCATTTACATTAGTAATTCCGGACTATCTTATCAAGTAAGGAGTGTTTCAGAAGTTTATGAGGGTCAATACATTAAGGTATTTGCTAATATAACTTATTCTAACGGTACCGAAGTTAAGTACGGGGAATTTACTGCCGGATTTATTCCAACAGAATTAAACTTCGAACAGTTACTAGTGGAATTTTATGCAGGAGTTCCGATGCAATATAATTCTACTCTTGGAGAATGGGAGACAATCTATCAAATTCCTTCTATACTAAGTGAGCAATGTACAATTTATGAAGGTGCACCTACTCAAAGTTTATCTGGATTCTGGGATGTGGTAATTGAAGGTACGTCGAGTACTGGAGATAATGTGATTACTAATTACTCATATTTTAATGTACTACCTTATACTTACATAGGCAGTAAGATAATTACTCCGCAAAACGCTACTAAAGTTCCTCTAATAGTATTTAACGGCACTAACTATATTTTACAAGGAATATACAGCCCGAGTATAACGATAGAATGCTTACATGGTTTAATTATTGAATGCTCTGAAGTTGGTTCCGTGTATGCTGTGAATTCTACGTTAGTAGTTGAGAAATCGCAACTAACACTAATTCACGCTATATCCTCATCTTTATGCTTAATTCAAGACATAATAGGTCATGTAACTAACGCATCACCGTTGAATTTAGTAAAGTCAAATGCAACGTTAATTTCCACTATTATTGAAGATTCTAAATACGCATTTAATATTACATGCAGTAAAGTAAACCTTGAGGGAGTATATTATAAGAACGTGATAGAAGTGACAAACTTACCTACTCCAACTATAGTTAGTTACTCACCAGTAAATGTAACTACTCCGTCAACAACTATACAATTCAATATATCTGGTAAGAACTTGAAAGTTATAGGAGCTTACATTGATGATAAATCTGTAAGCTTCAGTTCATCTTCCACATATAACAGTATACTGGTTACTATTCCGTTTAATGCCAGCGTAGAACCCTCTGGAGCTTATTATGTCACAATAGAAGTGTGTGACGGTCTAAAGTATAATTTATCCGCAATAATATTTAACTCATATCACGAAGTAGAAGAGGCTAAAGTATCAACGTCATTGTTCAGTAATATTTCCTCAATTTCAACATCTTTATCTCATGAAATCTCCTCAGTGTCCGCTTCCTCTACAGATGGAGAAATATTAGGATCGATAGGTATAGTCCTTGGTTTAATTGCTATACTTTTATTCGTATTTAGAGGAAGGGGTGAGAAAAAATGA
- a CDS encoding exodeoxyribonuclease III, with protein MRLISWNVNGLKAIMSKGFIDIIKSFNADILMFQEIKTDVIPLDLQSLGYEIYVFPAKRKGYSGTMTMTRIHPISVSYGLGKEEYDSEGRVIILEYPEYYVINTYFPNAGEGLKRLDFKLSFNRDFEKFVTSLKKPCIICGDFNVAHQEIDIARPKDNVNHAGFTPQEREWFSHFLSLGFVDTYRMFVKEGGHYSWWSYRFHAREKNIGWRIDYCVVSESLKDRVIKADILEKVMGSDHAPILLEIQ; from the coding sequence ATGAGGCTAATATCTTGGAACGTTAACGGACTAAAGGCTATTATGAGCAAAGGATTCATAGATATAATAAAAAGTTTTAATGCAGACATTTTAATGTTCCAGGAAATAAAAACTGATGTAATACCTTTAGACCTCCAATCACTAGGATACGAAATTTACGTTTTTCCAGCTAAAAGAAAGGGATATAGTGGAACAATGACTATGACCAGAATTCACCCAATTTCAGTCTCTTACGGACTAGGGAAAGAGGAATATGATAGTGAGGGAAGAGTTATAATCCTAGAATATCCTGAGTATTATGTAATTAACACCTATTTCCCTAATGCTGGAGAAGGATTAAAGAGATTGGATTTTAAACTGTCTTTCAACAGAGACTTTGAAAAATTCGTGACATCTCTCAAAAAACCTTGTATTATATGCGGAGATTTTAACGTAGCTCACCAAGAAATAGATATTGCAAGACCTAAAGATAACGTAAATCACGCTGGATTTACTCCTCAAGAGAGGGAATGGTTTTCTCATTTCTTATCTTTAGGTTTTGTTGATACATATAGAATGTTCGTAAAGGAAGGTGGCCATTATAGCTGGTGGTCCTATAGATTCCATGCTAGAGAAAAGAACATAGGTTGGAGGATAGATTACTGCGTAGTTTCTGAATCTCTCAAGGATAGAGTAATTAAAGCAGACATACTTGAGAAGGTAATGGGTTCTGATCATGCTCCAATATTATTGGAAATACAATAA
- a CDS encoding NifB/NifX family molybdenum-iron cluster-binding protein, whose product MRIAIPVTKGKVDGPGEGEEVLIYEIDGDEVKLVEKYENPALKATAARGAHMLKSALDKGVNAVIVAEIGSPGVRLLKGKAKIFLAEGLTVEEALEKLKRGELQETDKPTHDEHHHEF is encoded by the coding sequence ATGAGAATAGCAATTCCGGTAACTAAAGGGAAAGTTGACGGTCCCGGTGAAGGAGAAGAAGTGCTGATATACGAGATTGATGGAGACGAAGTAAAACTTGTTGAAAAATATGAGAATCCTGCATTAAAGGCTACTGCTGCAAGGGGAGCCCACATGTTAAAGTCAGCACTGGATAAAGGAGTTAACGCAGTAATAGTTGCAGAAATAGGTTCTCCGGGAGTTAGACTACTTAAAGGTAAAGCAAAGATCTTCCTAGCAGAAGGATTAACTGTAGAAGAAGCATTAGAGAAGCTAAAGAGAGGAGAACTACAAGAAACTGATAAACCAACACATGATGAACACCATCACGAGTTTTAA
- a CDS encoding DsrE family protein, which yields MAKIFVISTAGKDDINRAMMAMNFALGARKNAGATVAFMFLGRGVETLLREAANAPQMKKIIEDMINAGIDVSYCGISLKNLGLNKDLIFDGIREVMGGVETAKRIDEGYAVVSF from the coding sequence ATGGCAAAGATCTTCGTTATTTCAACTGCAGGAAAAGACGATATTAATAGAGCAATGATGGCAATGAATTTTGCACTAGGAGCAAGAAAGAATGCAGGAGCTACAGTTGCCTTTATGTTCCTTGGAAGAGGAGTAGAAACACTATTAAGAGAAGCTGCAAACGCACCACAAATGAAGAAGATAATAGAAGACATGATTAATGCAGGAATTGACGTAAGTTATTGCGGTATTTCGTTGAAAAACTTAGGTTTAAACAAGGATTTAATATTCGACGGAATAAGGGAAGTAATGGGCGGAGTAGAGACTGCAAAAAGAATTGACGAAGGCTATGCTGTAGTAAGCTTCTGA
- a CDS encoding pyridoxal-phosphate-dependent aminotransferase family protein, with the protein MTRKILMHVGPETIDYDVLLGGIKGDVGFTSKEFVDAMSFSLKFLRKLMGVSESYQPFIIPGGGTSAMESVTSLLRKGDKVLVVSNGVFGNRWIDIFSRYPVNVKALKAKAGYYVKPEEIEEEVKKDHYTMVTMTHVETSTGVREPIAEVAKRIRDYVDLIVVDGVASVGGEEVRAEDWKVDVFLTASQKAIGTPPGAGLLVLSENATKRLGEDNIAGYYLNLKNWLGVMQSMEKGKASNFSTLPVHLVLMIKRAFELIETEGIENRIRRHEIVSSAIRKGIEALGLEIVAKTPEAYSNTVTGVMLKKVNPNDVLSMSLTEGIEFAPGVHPDLAGKYFRIGHMGWVNINDVISAIAVIERVLSKLGEPINFGEGVKAVQEYLINGISISSSNIAP; encoded by the coding sequence ATGACAAGAAAAATTTTAATGCATGTAGGTCCTGAAACGATAGACTATGACGTACTTTTAGGAGGAATTAAAGGAGATGTAGGATTTACATCTAAGGAATTCGTTGATGCAATGTCGTTTTCCTTAAAGTTCTTAAGGAAATTAATGGGAGTAAGCGAAAGTTACCAGCCATTCATAATTCCAGGTGGCGGAACTTCTGCCATGGAAAGCGTAACCTCCTTACTCAGAAAAGGGGATAAAGTCTTAGTAGTATCTAACGGAGTTTTCGGTAATCGTTGGATAGACATTTTTTCTAGATATCCGGTTAACGTAAAGGCATTGAAAGCTAAAGCTGGGTATTACGTTAAACCGGAGGAGATTGAAGAAGAAGTTAAGAAAGATCATTACACCATGGTCACAATGACTCACGTAGAGACTAGTACTGGAGTTAGAGAGCCTATTGCCGAAGTTGCTAAAAGGATAAGGGATTACGTAGATCTTATAGTAGTTGATGGAGTTGCAAGCGTAGGAGGAGAAGAAGTTAGAGCAGAAGACTGGAAAGTTGACGTATTTCTAACAGCTAGTCAGAAAGCAATAGGCACTCCTCCTGGAGCAGGCTTACTTGTACTTTCAGAGAACGCTACAAAAAGGTTAGGTGAGGATAATATTGCGGGTTATTATCTTAACTTAAAGAACTGGCTAGGAGTAATGCAATCAATGGAAAAAGGTAAGGCTTCCAATTTCTCAACACTACCCGTTCATCTAGTCTTGATGATAAAGAGGGCATTCGAATTAATAGAAACAGAAGGTATTGAAAATAGAATAAGAAGGCATGAAATTGTTTCTTCTGCAATAAGAAAAGGGATAGAAGCTTTAGGTTTAGAAATAGTGGCAAAAACTCCAGAAGCTTACAGCAATACTGTGACCGGAGTTATGCTGAAAAAAGTTAATCCTAATGACGTACTTTCAATGTCCTTAACAGAAGGAATTGAATTCGCCCCCGGTGTTCACCCAGATTTGGCAGGAAAATATTTTAGAATAGGGCATATGGGATGGGTTAACATTAACGACGTAATATCAGCAATAGCAGTAATTGAAAGAGTACTTAGCAAATTAGGAGAGCCAATAAACTTTGGAGAAGGCGTTAAGGCCGTTCAAGAATATCTAATTAATGGTATTTCCATCTCTTCTTCTAACATTGCACCGTGA
- a CDS encoding alkaline phosphatase family protein gives MIYPDYSKNNLYNVACSIEDALVGDKACCSNITLSDKIFLVLVDGMGYNILKSAVEGIKFDKIYTVFPSTTATALTTLMTVTKPGEHKILGYTTYVDKVGVINALKYTMPETSEVDLLKKALGKSMEEVFNVKSIGKKAREKGKKSVSILPKCIAGSEFTKMLYTNVEEYRTLWDGIYKAKIFGEKGVNFITLYIPDVDLTAHRYGPYAEPTLRAVKDIISMILRDIPKGYDTIITADHGFIQTEDAIMLDEDKDFVSSLDSPPFGDARAIFMRSRKDLKCLEEKFSNFKVFTIDEVIEQGLLAEKGEKIDIHADYLGIPTDRKVYVYRFKNGYAGHKGHHGAMLEEEMEIPLIRYS, from the coding sequence ATGATATATCCAGATTATTCAAAGAATAACCTATATAATGTAGCATGCAGTATAGAGGATGCATTAGTTGGCGACAAGGCTTGTTGTTCTAATATTACCTTATCAGATAAGATATTCCTTGTGTTAGTTGATGGAATGGGATATAATATTTTGAAATCAGCTGTAGAAGGAATAAAATTTGATAAAATTTACACTGTATTTCCATCAACTACGGCAACAGCTTTAACTACACTCATGACTGTTACAAAGCCTGGAGAGCACAAAATTTTAGGTTACACCACTTATGTAGATAAGGTAGGAGTAATAAACGCTTTAAAGTACACTATGCCAGAAACTTCAGAAGTTGATTTACTTAAAAAGGCTTTAGGAAAATCAATGGAAGAAGTTTTTAACGTGAAAAGCATAGGCAAAAAAGCCAGGGAAAAAGGTAAGAAGAGTGTCTCAATCTTACCTAAATGCATTGCCGGTAGTGAATTTACCAAAATGCTCTATACTAATGTCGAGGAATATAGAACTCTGTGGGACGGAATATATAAGGCTAAAATTTTCGGAGAAAAAGGAGTAAATTTCATTACACTTTATATTCCTGACGTAGATTTAACAGCTCACAGATATGGACCTTATGCTGAACCAACTTTGCGTGCAGTAAAAGATATTATTTCAATGATACTAAGGGATATCCCTAAAGGATATGACACAATAATAACTGCAGATCACGGATTTATACAAACAGAAGACGCAATAATGCTCGATGAAGATAAGGACTTCGTTTCATCTTTAGATTCACCGCCTTTTGGAGATGCTAGAGCAATATTTATGAGGAGTAGAAAGGATTTAAAATGCTTAGAAGAGAAATTCTCTAACTTTAAAGTATTTACAATAGATGAAGTTATAGAGCAAGGATTGTTAGCAGAAAAAGGAGAAAAAATCGATATTCATGCAGATTATTTAGGTATTCCTACTGATAGGAAAGTTTACGTCTATAGATTTAAAAACGGCTATGCTGGACATAAAGGCCATCACGGTGCAATGTTAGAAGAAGAGATGGAAATACCATTAATTAGATATTCTTGA
- a CDS encoding DUF973 family protein gives MEKSPESRLKIVAILLAISTGVFYISYALVFYFIYVLKDNFFVEMIFPGTIGASLVTLLPIGFLTRGLRNTNFNIGYLMYVAGIILFEFIPIPFLIFLGNFFLGIAYRDIGRLEKNKKLENAGWIASVPFVSFIGFSLCYAYYKSPEEAEKEEEKKKEMEEIKPSPVPYQIGIGKMTSNGDFEFSFYSPREDKILSIKFEDKTINMEIPVKVGKNVVKSRVQIDPLKMVAGNLYNITITFSNGETFTAVVEYIP, from the coding sequence ATGGAGAAATCACCAGAAAGTCGACTAAAGATAGTTGCAATTTTACTTGCAATATCTACTGGAGTATTTTATATTTCTTATGCTTTAGTTTTTTATTTTATTTATGTTCTTAAGGACAATTTTTTCGTTGAAATGATTTTTCCAGGAACAATAGGAGCATCGTTAGTAACTTTGCTTCCAATAGGTTTTTTGACTAGAGGACTAAGAAATACAAATTTTAATATAGGTTACCTAATGTATGTAGCTGGTATAATTCTTTTTGAATTTATACCAATTCCGTTCTTAATCTTTCTGGGAAATTTTTTCTTAGGAATAGCTTATAGAGATATTGGCAGATTAGAAAAAAATAAGAAATTAGAAAATGCAGGTTGGATAGCGTCGGTTCCCTTTGTTTCATTTATAGGATTTTCTCTGTGTTATGCATACTATAAATCTCCAGAAGAAGCTGAGAAAGAGGAGGAAAAAAAGAAAGAAATGGAAGAAATTAAGCCATCTCCCGTTCCTTATCAAATAGGAATAGGTAAGATGACAAGTAATGGAGATTTTGAGTTTTCCTTTTATTCTCCTAGAGAAGATAAAATACTTAGCATAAAATTTGAAGATAAGACGATTAATATGGAAATTCCAGTAAAAGTGGGGAAAAACGTGGTAAAAAGTAGAGTTCAAATTGATCCCTTAAAAATGGTTGCTGGAAATCTCTATAATATAACAATAACATTCAGTAACGGAGAGACATTTACTGCAGTAGTTGAATATATACCTTAA
- a CDS encoding HEPN domain-containing protein, which translates to MSFDVALEYLNKAKEYLNASRLLFSNSSYNASSLTSEVSAKLAIKALLIKLGIEVPRTHEIRKLLSIIHDKLKIDNI; encoded by the coding sequence ATGTCATTCGATGTTGCATTAGAGTACTTAAATAAAGCAAAGGAATATCTTAATGCTTCAAGATTATTATTTTCAAATTCGTCATATAATGCTTCGTCATTAACTAGTGAAGTTTCAGCAAAACTTGCAATAAAGGCATTACTCATTAAACTAGGAATAGAAGTTCCTAGAACTCACGAAATAAGGAAACTATTAAGCATAATTCATGATAAATTGAAAATAGACAACATATGA
- a CDS encoding HEPN domain-containing protein — MIFMRENGKDLIILENIRGKSQYGIPSVSKDEAEIALLIAEKILSLIEKLWNNL; from the coding sequence ATGATTTTTATGAGGGAGAATGGGAAAGATTTGATAATTCTGGAAAACATAAGAGGAAAATCACAGTACGGAATTCCTTCAGTTTCTAAAGACGAGGCAGAAATAGCTTTATTAATTGCTGAGAAAATCTTATCATTAATAGAAAAATTATGGAACAACCTATAG